One window from the genome of Cucumis melo cultivar AY chromosome 12, USDA_Cmelo_AY_1.0, whole genome shotgun sequence encodes:
- the LOC103485389 gene encoding 15.4 kDa class V heat shock protein gives MEISISDPRPLLFPYYRYTIPRNYVHWVQTSDSHLFSADLPGVRKEEIKVEVEDSRYLIIRTEAVDGVTSPAKSFSRKFRLPVMVDVDGISAGFENGVLEITVPRSSFRRRAVAHSPDQLQLLARAA, from the exons ATGGAGATTTCAATCTCTGATCCTCGTCCTCTTCTCTTTCCTTACTACCGTTACACCATTCCTCGTAATTACGTTCACTGGGTTCAAACCTCCGACTCTCATCTTTTCTCCGCCGATCTCCCTG GTGTTCGGAAGGAGGAGATAAAAGTGGAAGTTGAAGATTCGCGGTACCTGATCATTCGAACAGAGGCTGTGGATGGAGTTACGTCTCCGGCGAAGAGTTTCTCCAGGAAATTTCGGCTTCCGGTTATGGTTGATGTAGATGGAATTTCGGCTGGGTTTGAGAATGGAGTTTTGGAGATTACGGTACCCAGGTCGTCTTTTAGGAGAAGAGCTGTTGCTCATTCTCCTGATCAACTTCAACTTCTTGCTCGGGCTGCTTGA